The sequence TTTTTACTGCCGCTGTTGCTAGTACTTTATGTGTCGGTGGGGGCTATGTTAGTTGTGACTCTGTTTAATAAAAGTAAGCATAAAAAAACTGTGTATCGCATCATTATGGGGGCCATCGTCTTGTCATTAATCCCTGCGATTCCAGGTATTTACGATAAAACAAGGCATGTCGTTCGAGATGGTTATGTGGATACAACTAGCTATGCACCTTTTCACGAGCATTCACAAGTAGTAACCCTGAAGGAGCCTTCAACGCTAAAAATTGAAGATAATCTTCCCATTCTGGATGGTGCGACGGCGCTGTATCCTATTTACTCGGCATTTGCGCAGGCTGTTTACCCTGAAAAAGAATATTATCAGCATGATAGTGAGGTGATGTCGAATCGTACGGGAGAAGCCTATAATAATCTGATTAACGGCAGAGTCGACATCATTTTTGTAGCAGCTCCATCTGACCAGCAGCTGGCGACGGCGAAGCGATTAGGTAATGAATTGAAGCTGACACCTATAGGTAAAGAAGCCTTTGTGTTCTTCGTCAATGATAAAAATCCTGTGCAAAGCTTGACGGAGGATGAAATCAAAAGCATTTATGCGGGGGACATTACAAATTGGAAAGAGGTTGGTGGTAAGAACAAAGACATTCGTGCCTTCCAGCGGCCGCAAGATAGTGGTAGTCAGACAGCTCTTCAACATTTTATGGGGGACACGCCAATAATGGATCCACCTGTTGAAGATATTGCGTCACTGATGGGAACAATCATCGACCAAGTATCCGATTATAAAAATTACAACAATGCGATGGGCTATACGTTTAGATATTATTCAACGGAAATGACGAACAATAATAGCATTCGTTTACTAGCGGTAAATGGTGTAGAGCCGACGAAGGATACCATTCGATCAGGCGAGTACCCGATTACCAATGAGCTGTATGCGGTGACTGCTGGTAGTGATAATCCACATGTTGCCGAGTTTATTGATTGGATATTG comes from Sporosarcina sp. FSL K6-3457 and encodes:
- a CDS encoding PstS family phosphate ABC transporter substrate-binding protein, which translates into the protein MEKNKDKEVLRKAGDVVLFIVIMGFTLPIMLMGMLYVWFGGLPFLLPLLLVLYVSVGAMLVVTLFNKSKHKKTVYRIIMGAIVLSLIPAIPGIYDKTRHVVRDGYVDTTSYAPFHEHSQVVTLKEPSTLKIEDNLPILDGATALYPIYSAFAQAVYPEKEYYQHDSEVMSNRTGEAYNNLINGRVDIIFVAAPSDQQLATAKRLGNELKLTPIGKEAFVFFVNDKNPVQSLTEDEIKSIYAGDITNWKEVGGKNKDIRAFQRPQDSGSQTALQHFMGDTPIMDPPVEDIASLMGTIIDQVSDYKNYNNAMGYTFRYYSTEMTNNNSIRLLAVNGVEPTKDTIRSGEYPITNELYAVTAGSDNPHVAEFIDWILSEQGQEIVEKTGYVSIK